One genomic window of Methylothermaceae bacteria B42 includes the following:
- a CDS encoding cell division protein FtsH — protein MQKKPEIEINKPGKLPFWQDPRYNWIAYFILAMLLLSLWQNYNQVRQIEIPYNQFLEYVEQGKVEKVVIEEKKITGLLKPEAPEEEPQPFITIPLWDDKLAEKLKEHGVEFVVRPQTTNWFAYLFFSWILPLALLFLFWSWMAQRMAGGRSILSLGKRAKIYAEADVKVTFDDVAGCDEAKQELKEVIEFLKDPKKIQRLGGRMPKGVLLVGPPGTGKTLLARAVAGEAGVPFFSITGSEFIEMFVGVGAARVRDLFEQARQKAPCIIFIDEIDAIGRSRGASPISHEEREQTLNQLLAEMDGFDPSSGVVVMAATNRPEILDKALLRPGRFDRQIVVDKPDVDGRVGILKIHTRKMKLCSDVDLHTVALRTPGFVGAELENVCNEAAIIAVRKNHDCVSMEDFEAAIDRVIAGPEKKTRALNPQEKERVAYHESGHTLVAECVPTGEPVHKVSIIPRGIGALGYTLQLPVEEKFLATEQELKDQLAILLGGRSAEEIIYGDVSTGAQNDLEKATEIARNMVCYLGMSDKLGPATWGQRQQLAFLENAPAQEVKNYSEETARVIDTEVRQLIEQAHQRAINILKERKETLDALARLLQEKEVLSGEEVKQVLSKHGKAKD, from the coding sequence ATGCAAAAGAAACCTGAAATAGAAATCAACAAGCCAGGCAAGCTGCCGTTTTGGCAGGATCCCCGTTACAACTGGATCGCTTATTTTATCTTGGCGATGCTGTTGCTTTCCCTGTGGCAGAACTACAATCAGGTCCGGCAAATCGAGATTCCCTATAACCAGTTCCTTGAGTATGTGGAGCAGGGCAAAGTGGAAAAGGTGGTGATTGAGGAGAAAAAGATCACCGGTTTGCTCAAGCCCGAGGCACCCGAGGAAGAACCGCAGCCCTTCATCACGATTCCCCTTTGGGATGACAAGTTGGCAGAGAAACTGAAAGAGCACGGCGTGGAATTTGTGGTTCGCCCCCAGACCACCAACTGGTTTGCCTATTTATTTTTTAGCTGGATTCTTCCCCTGGCGTTGCTGTTTTTGTTCTGGAGTTGGATGGCCCAGCGCATGGCCGGTGGCCGCAGTATTTTGAGCCTGGGGAAACGGGCGAAGATTTATGCCGAGGCCGATGTCAAGGTGACCTTTGACGATGTGGCGGGGTGCGATGAAGCCAAGCAGGAGCTGAAAGAAGTTATCGAGTTTCTCAAAGATCCGAAAAAAATCCAGCGCTTGGGCGGACGCATGCCCAAGGGGGTTTTGCTGGTGGGACCACCGGGAACAGGGAAAACCCTGTTGGCACGGGCGGTTGCCGGGGAAGCCGGAGTGCCGTTTTTCAGCATTACCGGTTCCGAATTCATTGAAATGTTCGTTGGGGTGGGCGCGGCCCGGGTGCGGGATTTATTCGAACAGGCGCGGCAGAAAGCCCCCTGCATTATCTTCATCGATGAAATCGACGCCATCGGCCGATCCCGGGGCGCTTCTCCTATCAGCCATGAAGAACGGGAACAAACCTTGAACCAACTTTTGGCCGAGATGGATGGTTTTGATCCGTCTTCTGGGGTAGTGGTCATGGCGGCCACCAACCGGCCCGAGATATTGGACAAAGCATTGCTGCGCCCGGGGCGCTTCGATCGTCAGATTGTGGTGGACAAGCCAGATGTGGATGGCCGCGTCGGGATTCTCAAGATCCACACCCGCAAAATGAAATTATGCAGTGATGTGGATTTGCATACCGTGGCTTTACGCACGCCTGGGTTCGTGGGGGCCGAATTGGAGAATGTCTGTAACGAGGCGGCCATCATCGCGGTGCGGAAAAACCACGATTGCGTTTCGATGGAGGATTTTGAAGCGGCCATCGACCGGGTGATCGCCGGGCCGGAAAAGAAAACCCGCGCCTTGAACCCCCAAGAAAAGGAGCGGGTGGCCTATCACGAATCCGGGCACACTTTGGTGGCTGAATGTGTGCCGACGGGTGAGCCGGTACATAAGGTTTCCATTATTCCTCGCGGGATTGGTGCCTTGGGTTATACCCTGCAACTGCCCGTGGAGGAAAAATTCTTGGCCACCGAACAGGAACTCAAGGATCAATTGGCGATTCTCCTGGGCGGCAGAAGCGCGGAAGAAATCATCTACGGCGATGTCTCCACCGGCGCCCAAAATGACCTGGAAAAGGCCACGGAAATCGCCCGCAACATGGTGTGCTACCTGGGCATGAGTGACAAGCTGGGTCCGGCCACCTGGGGGCAGCGGCAACAACTGGCTTTTTTGGAAAACGCCCCGGCGCAGGAGGTCAAGAATTACAGTGAGGAAACCGCGCGGGTGATTGATACCGAGGTCAGACAGTTGATTGAACAGGCCCATCAGCGGGCGATCAATATACTCAAGGAGAGAAAGGAAACACTCGATGCGTTAGCCAGGTTATTGCAGGAAAAAGAAGTCCTCAGTGGCGAGGAGGTCAAGCAGGTGCTGAGCAAACATGGAAAAGCAAAGGATTGA